The DNA window attaatgtcatTTATGTTAAACCATTCCTAAAATCtcgatataaattaaaatggctTCTGGGTTCAGTGGTGCTTTACAACTAACAGACCTTGACGATTTCATTACTCCTTCACAGGTTAGTAAAACAACCTCGttttgttacttatttaatataattttagtaacactactactgtttaaatatttactatccTAATAAGGATTTTTTCCAGTCACTGACTTAATTTCACATTGCGCGATCACGTTATTTGAAAAGATTTATTGTTCGAAATAGAGGCTTAGTTAgattaacaaacaaataactaaGCTAAGGCCAAGATGTTACATGTAAATGTCGCTGTCTATTCTATAggtgtataattaattatccaaattttacatatgtttttCAGTCTTTAAATGTGAAGGAAAAAATCATCTAGTGAAatgtaataagtttaaagGATTATTTCCCAACAGGAATGCATAAAACCAGTGAAAATAGAAAAGACGAAAAGTAAAACAGGCGCTAAAATCAAAATCGGTGAAGACGGATATTTCGATGTATCAAATGGCCAAGAACAGAAACTACAGAAAGTTGAGATCACACTGGCCGATTGCCTCGCATGCAGTGGCTGTATTACTTCTGCAGAAAGTGTGCTGGTGACACGGCAGAGTCAGGAGGAGCTATTGAGgtaacattaaatatgtataataaattaataaatactttttacataTGAGACACTAAgagattattttcattttaaccaACTGTGAgcttttcaaattcaaattctttatttttggaCAACATAGAtccatatttattactatttaaaatttaatgtgcAGAGTTCTATCGGAGCGTAAGTACACAGACACAAGAGGTAACACCAATGAAGTAAGCCTGGTGGTGGTGTCTATGTCACCTCAGCCGGTGCTGTCTCTCGCTGCACGCTATAAGCTAAGCTCCGAGGATGCTGTTAAGAAACTTGCAGGTgtgcatatttattttcttgtgtgaaatacatgtaatttttgacataataattattttaaataaaattgccaCATTatagtgaattaaaaaaacatttcttttattttttttaggttacttcaAGAGTATTGGTGTAGATATAGTTCTAGACATGACAGTAGCGGATGACCTTAGTCTTCTGGAGGCCCAGCAAGAGTTCCTACAGCGCTACCATGAACAGCAAAGCGATCCCACTTCCAAACAGCTGCCTATGCTATCCAGTTCTTGTCCaggtaaatagaaataataagtataaacAACAGCGCCATCTTAAGTAGAAACATTGAATAAATAGCAACATTTTGGAGCTTAACAGGATtggtttgaaaaaatatataggctacttttttttggaTTTCGTGTGAACGAAGTTGTGGTCTATAACTAGTATCTTATGTTGCAGGTTGGGTGTGTTACGCGGAGAAGACGCACGGCAACTTCATTCTGCCCTACATCTCGAGCACTAAGTCCTCGCAGCAGATAATGGGGGCGCTGGTGAAGGGGGAGGTGGCGCGCCGCCGCGGCCTCGCCCCCGCCACTCTCTACCACGTCACTCTCATGCCTTGCTACGACAAGAAGCTGGAGGCCTCACGCGAGGACTTCTACAGTGAACTGCTCAACTGCCATGATGTCGACTGTGTTGTTACTGCCAGTAAGTTTTGTCTccgttgttttgttttgtctaaaaagtaagaaatgtatttatgacagtaaaatttttttttgtacaaacttTCCatagtcaatttttttaatcattcattcgcaaaaaattaaattgttttgtttcgaaatacaattttttcttctatcttcttttcaaataataactacagctatttttttatattttaactgaaGACATTATACAGCTAAAAGACCTAATACCTGCTTGGACGAAACTCTTTTTACTTGCAGTTGAGTTAGAACAAATGTTGAGCAACAGTGGCAAGTCTTTATGCGATGTGGTCGAGGCCGAGCTGGACGCGGTGTGGGGCGGCGAGGCGGAGGAGCCGGGGCTGCGCGGACACGCCGGCTCGGGCTCCGGGGGCTTCGCGCACCACGTGTTCTTACACGCCGCTGAACAGCTGTTCGGTATCACCGACCCCCCGATGGTGTACAAGGAATTTAGgtacaattatataattaaattatatcttgCTCTaaagatcttactaatataaatgcgaatgtttggatatatagatagatgtttgtttgaaggtatctttagAATGGCTCAAtttatcttgatgaaatttggcatagatgtagaacatagtctggaagaacacataagctacttattatgttttttttaattgtgcgcggacggagtcgcggctgaaagctagttaaaatattgatgACATTGATGTCAAAAGCCGACAATTTCCTAATGTTGACAGTTGACATTGACAATGAATGACATGTTGACATTATcatatatagttaaaatatattttaaacacaataaaggtacttgaaaaataaaagttacattatagaaaaaaaatactcataCTATGAATTCTGCTACTCCCACGTCCTTGTCTtccttctttttaaaaaaaaatatgatctctaaattctttaaattccGATCATGTCATGAAGTATGTGAGCAATAACGCAtcgtgttttattaaatagatgTATATTTTAGTGCGTAAAGGGAACTTTCTCGCAAGCATTTGAATATGCATCGTGTGATCGCAATGCAGAACAATGGCGGCCCTCACCCCGCGTCTCACCCCACCCTCCCCTCATCCCTCACCTAATATGTCGCAAACTGTCTTACGGATACTATCGTCTTTACCTTACACTGTCTTGTCTTTACCTTACATTGCCTAagccataattttttttaccatgtTTAGACTACACGAGATTTTAATGTAACGGACAGACAGAATCCTTTACTGCAGCACGCAAAGTCGTTTTAAAAGTACTTAAATAGTTATTCAGTAATTCATTTGTAATACCAAATTTACAGCTGCAGTAATCAGTGATTAAACAGTCACTAAGGTAAACTCTTAGCGTAGATTTTACATACTAAGAGATTACTAATTATTCTAACGGCGGcagttgttaattttttttgtacaataaattgtGACAGGAATCCGGACTTCAAGGAGCTGACGCTGGAGCACGAGGGGCAGGTGGTGCTGCGGTTCGCGGTGGCCAACGGGTTCCGCAACATACAGAACCTGGTGACAAAGCTGAAGCGCGGCAAGTCTCCGTACCACTACGTAGAGGTCATGGCTTGCCCCTCCGGTGAGATGTCATTATGTGGTTAGAACATTGACACAAACATTTACAATGTTATAGTGGTTACAATCAAAGTATTAAATTCTCTTCCCActtatgataaaatttggtatagcAAGTTGTCAAAATAAGagctatattttatgttacaatgGGGAGAAAAACTCAAAGCATTGAGTAGGTGGCGCTAGCATCTAGAGTGGGTCGTCAtctgacaatttttttatgtggcaaacaaaaaaaatgtattcctttttttaattttttgttattaataatctttaaattatctttaaaaaatacttattttttgagTGAAATTTGACGGAAGTAGTTGGTTGTTAACACTACATTTAACAGAGTACGtcgtatataaaagaaattgttttttgtatatctgtaGTATATTAAGTGCTTTTTTCATTCTTGATGGCGTTGAAATCTAGTTTTCGAGCAAAAGCCAGTTTTTTCTCTACTGTTAtaagtttttaacattttgtattgtGATTGTGAGCTCATGTTTTGCTGCAATGTGTAGGAAATAAaccaaataaacatccatccatgcaaatattctcatctatatatataaaataaagtcgtgttagttacactatttataactcaagatcggtcgaactgatttagctgaaaattgatggggaggtagcttagaactaggagacggacataggaacttttttatcttgtgtgcattttttttttattccgcgcggacgaagtcgcgggtaaaagctagtttataatattagtaagattaagatgAAGGATACGTTGGCGTAGGTTGTCTGAACGGCGGAGCGCAGGTGCGCGCTAGTGGTGGGGAGAGCGGGCGCGAGCTGGTGGGGAGGCTGGAGGCTGCGTACGGCGCTCTGCCCCGCGCTCTGCCCGCGCGCTCTCAGCTCGTGCGACATCTCTACCACTGCCTGCACGGCGCCGGCTCCGACAAGGTCAGAGCAATGCTGCACACCACATACCATGCCATACAGAAAAATGATATAGCGCTTAATATTAAGTGGTGATACAAACTCTTCTCCTTACAGttcttctaatatttatttaagcttaTAGTTGAAATCTGCGTATTGTAAATAGATACAGTTGCGAACtcttatgtataattttcaataattttatgtaaaaatttcaatataagtttgaaatgtatactttaatgttaaaaatgggttgtaaatatattatgtgaaatgtaaatattacaaaaaaacaatagttttattttattatcttccaTCCTTATCAATGGTTACACTAAACGAAAGTGATGTGTGCACTTTAATAACCTTGATCCGTCGAATATTCCTTCTGAAAACAATCCTTCTATTTAACTTGACCAGGTTATACGACCAATTCCGTTCTGTTAccatgattaaattttaaactcgTATTTTATGTACGATTCTCGTAGGCTATTGTCAATGGGgagtggtcgcttcgctaaTTCGAGGAATTTAGTTGCCAACGTGctcttataaaacctttttaaatataaacaaataaatctatttaacgTTACGATATTAAATTtcgttacaatttttattcttaaacgATTGGCTAAGCGACATCTGCGCCCTTTATTTCAAGTCTGGTGAAGCTGTTAATCCCTCTTCAAGCCAAACattgactactcagtcacaattttttttttgatccGATCttcttttaacaataaacacaGTATTCAGGTTTCCATTGGGTTTTGTTTCAACTTGTACTATGTCACATTTGCTTATTGCTTTGTACAGTCATACGTCATAAGTGTATTTAAAGCAATTATAtgttaattctttatttagaGTACAATTGTTTATACGCTGCGTTATCGGCACGATTACGATCAAATAGAACGTATGAAAAATCAACACGAAATGTCACCCAAATAACTTGCGAAATTCAATGTCTCTTGAACAATAACAGTCGCCTAAATGTACTGTGGTTATAatagattttgtaattttcaaatgttttttctaaACCATAGCCTGGTGTTCACTTTCGACAAGTATAAAAATCAGCATTTGCTAGTAATTGAACGGTTAAGCTGCAAGACCTTATAAAAGTGCcttttacaatgtaataatgacggacaaaatataaaagttttataaatatatcgttACGTATAAAACTAGTGGTGTCGTAGTGAGGTGTATAATGAATCGAGGCGTTGTTGTAAGCCAGTGCGTGCGCGGTGCGACCGCGGGACCAGTGTAGCTCTGCCGGCTGTTTACAAAACACCGCTCGTATCGCCGACTGCCCCCCGCGCACCGCAGTCATGGGGGACTTCCGCACGTGCGCCGCCACCACCCTGTACCTCCTCCTCCTAGCCAGTGTTGCCAGGCATGTCCTTCCCACGGGACTCGGACAATGCCCCACTTTTGGACAGCTCCAGAATTTTGATATCGATAAGGTAAGTTAGTTAGgtgtgttaattttattagcgcGCTGCAACAATTTTGCTGGTCACAGGATGTATCAGATTAGCATAAGCTTACTTATTACTGTTGCCTCAGTCTACCCATCTACTTCTCTTTCTACCCATTTCTACAAAGAATagcaataatgtaatttttcaatgttacGGATGTTGACAGTTAGGTTACAAAATATCCGGTGGCGTTTGCGCCTTTCTCCACATAATCTTTAAAACATCTCTTTAAGTGTCCAGTTGTAAGAAATCCcattaatttattgtcaaaatattaatataagtaaaataagttaacatctaacgaataaagaaatttaaattaaatctaaataataataaagttatatgaCTGAGAAAATGGAAATGTGAGATGTGGTATTGACACTCAACAAAGCCCCTACATCACGgcaatattttatgttctatGAATTTGTGATAGTACTATAGCTTACACAAAAAGCTAAGCTAGAAACTAAATGCTAACATTGTATCGAGCTCTCCTACTGTTATGATTGTAAACACGGAACCAACATCAACAATCCGTAGCGTATTTCTTTGTTACTGTTTACACAAACAACAAATGCTTTCATTTTAGATTTTAGTCAAAGTTCATTATACACCAATTCTAAATAGATATAGTCTTGAATACGATCGTATAAAACGCCTATTCAGGGAAAACCAAAAACGTAGTAGTTAAAACTTTGATGGAAATAATGGAATAGTCACCTTCACCTTGTTAGCAACAGTCCCAGCTAaactttacatataattaacatttcaatttacaataacaaacgaTTGTTTCAATCATAAGAAGTATCCTtttcttaaacatattaagtTACTATGCAAGGAGCTATATAGTACGTCTATAGGACACCTAACCGTTGAACATGTATTGCCGttgcttaaatataaaattataactgtcGTATAATTTCAATGCAACTATGTAAAAACTTTCGTGGCAGAAACACAACACTCTCCAATGTCAAGCCAAGTGTCCCGGCCAAAGGCGAGGGCACAATGTTGCCGcggaataatttaaacaatgcaCTTCGGaactgaattaaaaagtaaataaatcatgATAGAgctaaatattacatttaacgtTGAtacgttgaaataaaatataaataaatattattagtattaagtattactgtttatttttcctGTAAATCAATCAAATCGCTTACTTTTATGTATCAAACAAAATGAATTGTATAAAAGCGAGTGCTCGAGTTGTCGAAAATTAATCCTACTTCTTTTTCCTTAACCACATATCTCTTCTACCTTAAAAAGGCTGGCGACATATAGACGAAAAGATAAAAGATGTACCTAATTGAGGAATATGGTTGGATTTGAACTCCAGAGATACACTTTAAACatatctctctctctctttgtGAATAGTTTCCCCATTCCTGAAGGTCGTGATCTCTTGATTATATCTGGTAGGGGTTTTCTCTATACAGTTATCAGCGATGTGAACACGTTACCATAGATAGTAATAAAAGTATGTGATTGTGGCAAGATGGTGGGCAAGTGGTACGAGGTGGAACGTTCGTTCTACCTAATGGAGCTGTCTGCGAGCTGCACTGAGCTGAGGGTGACATTAAACGACCGCGGACAGCTTAACATCGTTATATATACCAGAAACAGATGGTAAGTAACACTCTTTATAACTCCATTGATATTATCGGTATTGCCGACGCCATtcattagccgacttcaaaaagaagggggttatcaattcgactggatttttttttctatgtgtgttaccgcgatgctccgcccctggtggtccgattttgattaaaattattttaatcgaaaggaagtgcttgcagatgggtcccatttttttaaataactagaagactatagtagattttgaatttagcttcaaaatttgttccgaaaattagggacaattttgctttcagcgcttacgtaggctaaaaaTTAttggacctacataaaaatgatgtatggacgaATTTTAGCTCTTagaatgtgctaaataaaagtccgcgatagcatatatcaatcttttatagttttctcacaataaccatttttttctttatttaacagATCATTTCTATAGTAAACATAAGCGTTGAGTGATTAGCAGTTTGCTTactcaaattaatatttaaaattttctgcaGAAATCACACTTTTTCATAAAGAACTAAAGTAAGAAAGACATGTTATTCACGTAAAAATGTTCTATATTATATCGGAATTCTGTGAGGTTGTCGAACTTTCCAATTTCATTCACGTCAGACTCACTATGTATTCGTCTGTTGAGGACGTGCACGCACTGTATGACGCGTGGCGTGGGTGTGCTGAGCCACAAAGGGGCGTCATCGTTTCGGTACCGCGTGAACAAACGGGTGCCGTATTTGATCGGGAGGTTGCTGCCGGGCGCCGGACAGTACAGCATCTTGGCCACTGACTACGACCAGTTCGCGCTGATCTGGTCCTGCACCGGGCTCAGCGTCGCACATTCAGGTCAGATTCATCAATGAAACCCTTTTGAAACAGGACTTGGACTTAACAGTCACGGCAATCAGAAACTAAGTCAGTCATCGATTGAATTGAAACTATTGCTGAACTTACAACTCTAGTTGTGCGGTTTTAATAACAGCTTACTGTCTGTTGTGGAAATAATTGATTTGTATGCAAAGCAGCTTAAACAAATAGCAAGCTCTCATTTTTAAGtcgtgttttttattaaccagttgaatttaaaattcgatttaaattttttattgtgagatttgaaaaatgttcTCAGTAGTAAACTTCTATAAgagattgttttgttttgaactGTTCACAGACCGTATGTGGGTGCTGGGCCGGAAGCGCGAGATCGACGCGCAGCTGAGAGCGTACATCTACAACTTACTGAACGGCTTCGGCTTGGACCCCGATAGACTCATCCTCTCCAAGAACAATGATTGCCCGGACTAcgataaaaatacaactataACAGACTGAAACGTAGTTTCAATTATGACATTAACCAtttttagcatttttattttatttaaatgggttttgaattttgacttttttttttcaaaatagatGCTAGAGAACTATGGTCGTTACATTCGGTAGTTTCTTATTGACGGGTGATTGCTGATCACCAAGATATCAGCTGAAACTATAGGCCCAACTCGCTTTACTTCGGCGAACACAAGGCCGCAAGAAAgctttataacataaaatccTTAATTTTTCTTCCTATTAAACTATAACAAACTAACCCAACATTTTATGTCTTCCGATCACACacgttaacaataaataaagtacacttttaggaaaaattaaataaaacaatttgtaaacCACACTTgctatttttttgaaaaaataaaattgtttatttacaagaattatacagattaaataaacaaatcaataGGTAAAGattcaaaatacaatttcCTCACAAAAAATACACTCTAAACTTAGTAACAAATACTGAATTTTACACAActcgtttaaaaatacatataattatgtacatcattaatacataattagaataagtaaaattaattttgctgCACCAAACTTTAGCTGCAAGAATTGTAACTCCAAatagtttcaataaaaaatacacacatttaaaacagttttaaatttcCATATGTAATacccagagctgggcattaactcgttaatccgttaatcgttaattaacgaagttaacattttgcttaacggattaacttttaagttaacttcaaaaagtgttaacgcttttgttaacttccgttaaactcaacttccgttaataaaagtccgttaatcgttaaattagaaacttgtagacgtgctgtcattttgtttaaattacgcgccacgccacgctcgtaagttcaactttgttgggcgactcgaatggtgaacgaacgagttgataatttttgagcaactgtattaaaacactttactcgtgctttttctttagcttttccaaactcgtgcgttctctttcccaactgtcaaaataatgtctaagaaaaaaccaaccactaagtttttacaaaaaaaaaaatcattgatgtttttatgcttcatgcaaatatttctaaaaagaaggatttaattattttattcaatgaattaggttaggtttcattttatttcatctcattaaatttcattttcatatcatatcaataaaaataatctactgaagacttggccgttttGGCagagttccctttgcctacccagaatggatGAAGaaggcgccatttttcaaacattttagttagttgagtttattgtgtttttattattctattaaattgcttcattttttcgcaactgtattaaaaatagttgttattACATGtagtgcggaactgtcattacaacttgttccaactgtcaaccctcaccttcggctgcgcctcggctcggttAGACATTTTTCGAacactttgcaatgacaggctttttgcactcgtaatgaaatatactataatgcattcatacttgtctctaatactaatgtgttatagaatgtatagtcaaattactattttaaacaagtgtcgccacaataagtatgaaattagtatgtagtataattttggtatggttaactgttaacgattaactttaacttgcgttaaattttcgagaattgaacgctttaacgattaacgaagttaatttttttattaacgaattaacgattaacgaagttaacttttcgattaactgtgcccacctgtggtaaTACcgttaaaactatttaatgtaCATACATTGATATATACCTTTCCAGTTAATAACTACATGAAAAAACCTCTATTCCACTAGCCGTGCAACTTTCATAATCACGTTAGCAGTGAAAATGGTACATATAATGAGCATTGTAAGTCACGTGGTTAACCGCGCTAGTGAAAAAGGGTCTTAATACCATTATATATTGAacacaaaacattttcttattgcttttttaattttatatatttaatagattataatcatttaaatttttttataaatagggATAAAATCTATAGTAGATAAAGTACatgagatttttaaattacatttaatagttttagtaATTTCTCTTTCGCgggtttaaaaatttaataaatgtgataacattaatataaacgtaaactatcaataaatatgaaacCACAAGtgcctttattaaaaaaaaaacatgtgacagtatttgtaatttgagcatcatttaaattgtattgaaaAGCGCGGGAATATTGCAGTGAGGCGGCGTcaccaaacttttttttacacgaTAGATTCGTTTGTACACAGTCACATATTGTGATATGTATATAACCAATTTTAATAtggcttaaaaaataaatcttatgtACTGAGGTATTTATGTGTTTGGTTGTAATATTTGGTTCAGTATTATCTATATAGAATCAAGCACCAAACAAAGAAACATGAAAAACTGTATTGGAATTCGATTGTTGTAAAAACTAAACAACGATGCGCTTATTTTAATGAAGGAAAatcatgtaaaaataattaattttatagatctAACCAACACCTTCATTATAATACTATTAGATGCATTAATACACATTTCCTATCTAAATCACAACAAAATTctgtagaaaattaattaaaattttattttccggCGAACCATCACATCTGCATTAGTAACTGACGTAAAAATGAACGTGACGTAAATGCAAAAATGTCTTATTTCGTTCTCGCA is part of the Papilio machaon chromosome 4, ilPapMach1.1, whole genome shotgun sequence genome and encodes:
- the LOC106718408 gene encoding probable cytosolic Fe-S cluster assembly factor CPIJ010948; the protein is MASGFSGALQLTDLDDFITPSQECIKPVKIEKTKSKTGAKIKIGEDGYFDVSNGQEQKLQKVEITLADCLACSGCITSAESVLVTRQSQEELLRVLSERKYTDTRGNTNEVSLVVVSMSPQPVLSLAARYKLSSEDAVKKLAGYFKSIGVDIVLDMTVADDLSLLEAQQEFLQRYHEQQSDPTSKQLPMLSSSCPGWVCYAEKTHGNFILPYISSTKSSQQIMGALVKGEVARRRGLAPATLYHVTLMPCYDKKLEASREDFYSELLNCHDVDCVVTAIELEQMLSNSGKSLCDVVEAELDAVWGGEAEEPGLRGHAGSGSGGFAHHVFLHAAEQLFGITDPPMVYKEFRNPDFKELTLEHEGQVVLRFAVANGFRNIQNLVTKLKRGKSPYHYVEVMACPSGCLNGGAQVRASGGESGRELVGRLEAAYGALPRALPARSQLVRHLYHCLHGAGSDKVRAMLHTTYHAIQKNDIALNIKW
- the LOC106718487 gene encoding apolipoprotein D, with the protein product MGDFRTCAATTLYLLLLASVARHVLPTGLGQCPTFGQLQNFDIDKMVGKWYEVERSFYLMELSASCTELRVTLNDRGQLNIVIYTRNRWTCTHCMTRGVGVLSHKGASSFRYRVNKRVPYLIGRLLPGAGQYSILATDYDQFALIWSCTGLSVAHSDRMWVLGRKREIDAQLRAYIYNLLNGFGLDPDRLILSKNNDCPDYDKNTTITD